The segment TTGGCGTATGATTTTAAAGCGGAAAGACGCTTTTAGCGGATATTTGGCAGCGAGCAAATTATGTCGCGCTGCGTCATTAAATGCGCGGCGGGTCCGGTTGAGCGCAGCCGGGATTCCTGATAGGTTCCCCTGGCGAGATTGGCTTTGCGGCCGCCGAGTTCCGGGAGATTTGTAATGCACGAACTGGTGCTGTTTACCACCACGGTGTTCATGGGCTTTTTTGCGATCATGAATCCCCTGGCCAACACGCCGATTTTCCTTGGGCTGACTGAGGATCTCGACGATCGGGAGCGCAAGATCGTGGCGCTCAAGTCGGTGCTGATCGCGCTTCTGGTGGTCGGGCTTTTTTCCGTGCTGGGCCGTGCGGTGTTCAAGATGTTCGCCATTACGCTGCCCGCGTTTCGCGTTGCCGGCGGCGTGCTGGTGTTCCTGGTTGGCTACCACCTGCTGAACGGCCGGGAGTCCAACGTTCAGACGCCCCATGCCCAGGACATTGCCGACAGCGAGGAATCCAAGCTCAGCGTGGCGATCTCGCCGCTGGCCGTGCCGATCCTGGCCGGTCCGGGGACCATTGCCACGGCCATGAACTTCGCTGCCAAGGCCGACGCCCTGCATGTCGGTGTGGTCCTGGCGGCGTTTGCCGTGATGTGCCTGATCAC is part of the Candidatus Alcyoniella australis genome and harbors:
- a CDS encoding MarC family protein, giving the protein MHELVLFTTTVFMGFFAIMNPLANTPIFLGLTEDLDDRERKIVALKSVLIALLVVGLFSVLGRAVFKMFAITLPAFRVAGGVLVFLVGYHLLNGRESNVQTPHAQDIADSEESKLSVAISPLAVPILAGPGTIATAMNFAAKADALHVGVVLAAFAVMCLITYLSFVFGEELVRYIGKGAIKAIGRLMGLILAVIGTQMLLNGISGAFNLG